From Bacteroidota bacterium:
CACACTCATGGCCGGCGGCCTGCCTATGCAGGTGTTTGGTAAACACGCCCTGTTCCAATCCCCACAAATGATGGACAACGACCGCACCGTTGTGCTCATTCGACTTAATGGTGGCAACGACGGGCTAAATACGGTCATTCCTTTTAACGATGGCCTGTACTATGAGAAGCGCCCCAATATTGCCATCGCCAAAGCTGATGCCCTCTCTATTTCTGATAACCTCGGCCTCCATCCGTCGATGACGGGCTTGAAAGCGCTCTGGGATCAGGATCAAATGAGTGTTTTAACCAACGTCGGCTATCCAAGCCCGAACAAATCACATGCTACTTCCGGACAAATCTGGGAGCGGGGAGACCGGGAACTGGTTAGTGGTGGCTGGGGAGGCCGCTACATTGAAGCGAGCATTCCAGACATCTACACCGATATACCCGAGCACCCGGTGCTCACGCAGGTAGGGAGTTCAAATGCGCTCTTTTTTAACGGCCGTACGGGCCGGCTTGGCTTTGGTATCCCAAATGATCAGGTGCTGGAACGGCTCGCAGAAAGCAGCATCTTGTATGATGCTGAAGACGTACCGGCCACGCTTTGGGGAGAAAAGCTGTCGACCGTCCGCCGTGTGGCCAACAGCGCAAGCCAGTATGGCAAAGTGGTTGGCGATACGCTGCAAGCCCAGTCTAATGCTGTTGAATATCCCGATACGGCCCTTGGCCGGCAGCTGGCGAGTATCGCCAAAATGATCAGGGGCGGCTTGACCACAAAAATGTACCTGGTGCGTGTGGGCGGATGGGATACACACGAAAACCAGTTGAATCGCCATGTTAATCTGCTGACCAATCTTAGCAACTCGCTAAAAGCATTTCAGGATGATCTGGACAGCGACGGCCACAGCGAACGTGTGCTGACCGCTACTATTTCTGAATTTGGCCGGCGTGTTCACGAAAACGGAAGCTTTGGCACCGATCATGGAGAGGCTGCACCGCTGTTTGTGCTCGGAAAGAACGTGTTGCCGGGCGTGATTGGCGATTTGCCCGATCTCTCGGGGAGCAACCTGCCGTATAGCCTCGACTTCCGCTCAGTGTACGCAACCATCATGGAGCACTGGCTTGGGTTGGACAATGTAAGCGCGCAGTCTGTGGTCAATGGGGCATTCGATTATCAGCCGTTTGTTGCCTTTAACCCCGTGAGTCCGCCCGATAGTACGGGTAACGAAGCGGTTGAACAACCTGCGGCAACAGCCACGCTTGCGCAAAATTACCCCAACCCCTTCAATCCTGCGACCAACATCAGTTTTGAGTTAGC
This genomic window contains:
- a CDS encoding DUF1501 domain-containing protein, whose amino-acid sequence is MKTSATNKRKGTSLADGAAHKADHATWTRRSFLEMASMGGIATTLMAGGLPMQVFGKHALFQSPQMMDNDRTVVLIRLNGGNDGLNTVIPFNDGLYYEKRPNIAIAKADALSISDNLGLHPSMTGLKALWDQDQMSVLTNVGYPSPNKSHATSGQIWERGDRELVSGGWGGRYIEASIPDIYTDIPEHPVLTQVGSSNALFFNGRTGRLGFGIPNDQVLERLAESSILYDAEDVPATLWGEKLSTVRRVANSASQYGKVVGDTLQAQSNAVEYPDTALGRQLASIAKMIRGGLTTKMYLVRVGGWDTHENQLNRHVNLLTNLSNSLKAFQDDLDSDGHSERVLTATISEFGRRVHENGSFGTDHGEAAPLFVLGKNVLPGVIGDLPDLSGSNLPYSLDFRSVYATIMEHWLGLDNVSAQSVVNGAFDYQPFVAFNPVSPPDSTGNEAVEQPAATATLAQNYPNPFNPATNISFELAESSFVSLRVFDLQGRLVDTLVSKTLPAGPHNVTFEARHLTSGTYLYRLESPQGVQTKRMVLLR